The following are from one region of the Dreissena polymorpha isolate Duluth1 chromosome 2, UMN_Dpol_1.0, whole genome shotgun sequence genome:
- the LOC127866060 gene encoding uncharacterized protein LOC127866060 produces MHLSAIFLFVLSCIGATYGYSSLRRQIPNGYKVPHPCRPGTTWDAVGHMAPEYDPTKNAFGKDVREVLKDRQLEWAKVCNKDSDGDGLTNGQELGDPSCMWKVSDGLQGLADPMGHPGICEPGRQQCTSGITFNECPNPFASGSSGPRITVPPGANDHPQTNLVKGTGTFSGSEPFQPNFAFSDGFGTQGGFQQAPSGGSFSQSRMSQMSGLQSPGSRGSTGFSGADSFGGRRPSFESQSRPEMGGQMRGSSPPGFRGPAGSPSGFGGQRPSFGSQSQTSFGGPTGFDGQPGGAQMGGHTFSDHSSGSMGMPDFNAAGTAGSVMTGPGFAPVPSGPGFATSGPGFAGAGKFGQDFASDIGAPMGFEGAFSGMATDPSSRFRGRHEFGTPGGMGGGSTSSFSHAGGSGTLTSGFGQMSSDFSGFGDPTGGFSMTGPPRGAMSFRPGSMPVFMQGGHRKPGFGSGSSLSSDVIQRSVQSRLDQERGRMGGSTFGTSVGHISAPSHGALFGPPGISARLPGLGGAVPMYPPLGGGAPRFFR; encoded by the exons atgcaCCTGTCAGCGATTTTTCTTTTTGTACTTTCGTGTATTGGCGCAACATACGGATATAGCAGTTTGAGGCGTCAGATTCCAAATGGTTACAAGGTGCCACACCCGTGTAGACCAGGCACCACCTGGGACGCCGTTGGACATATGGCGCCCGAGTATGACCCTACCAAGAACGCGTTTGGAAAG GACGTACGTGAGGTTTTGAAGGACCGTCAACTGGAATGGGCCAAGGTCTGCAACAAGGACTCGGACGGAGACGGCCTCACAAACGGACAGGAGCTCGGAGACCCCAGCTGTATGTGGAAAGTCAGCGATGGATTGCAGGGGCTGGCGGACCCTATGGGGCATCCAG GCATTTGTGAGCCGGGTCGCCAGCAATGCACGAGTGGCATCACCTTCAACGAGTGCCCGAACCCCTTCGCTTCTGGCTCCAGTGGACCAAGGATCACCGTGCCACCGGGGGCCAACGATCACCCACAGACTAATCTCGTTAAAGGAACAGGAACCTTCAGCGGAAGCGAGCCTTTCCAACCAAATTTCGCGTTTTCTGATGGATTCGGCACACAAGGAGGATTCCAACAAGCTCCGAGTGGTGGTTCGTTTTCGCAGTCACGAATGTCCCAAATGAGTGGTTTACAATCACCTGGATCCCGTGGTTCAACAGGATTCAGTGGAGCAGACTCATTTGGTGGCCGACGCCCAAGCTTTGAGAGCCAATCCCGGCCAGAGATGGGAGGACAAATGCGCGGTTCATCCCCGCCTGGGTTCCGTGGTCCAGCAGGATCTCCTTCCGGTTTTGGTGGCCAACGCCCGAGCTTTGGGAGTCAGTCGCAAACTTCTTTCGGAGGCCCAACTGGGTTTGATGGCCAGCCAGGTGGAGCGCAAATGGGAGGACATACTTTCAGTGACCATTCAAGCGGCTCCATGGGAATGCCCGATTTCAATGCAGCAGGAACTGCTGGTTCTGTAATGACTGGTCCCGGTTTTGCGCCGGTACCGTCTGGACCCGGTTTTGCAACATCTGGACCCGGGTTCGCTGGAGCAGGCAAATTTGGCCAAGATTTTGCAAGTGATATAGGGGCTCCTATGGGATTTGAAGGAGCGTTCAGTGGTATGGCTACTGACCCCAGCTCGCGATTCCGTGGCAGGCATGAGTTCGGCACCCCTGGAGGTATGGGTGGAGGTTCCACTTCGAGTTTCTCACATGCAGGTGGAAGCGGTACATTAACATCCGGTTTTGGTCAAATGAGCTCGGATTTTTCCGGGTTTGGCGATCCTACCGGCGGCTTCTCAATGACTGGCCCTCCTCGAGGCGCGATGTCTTTCCGTCCAGGTAGTATGCCGGTCTTTATGCAAGGCGGGCACCGAAAACCCGGCTTTGGATCCGGCTCCTCGCTCTCGTCTGACGTCATACAACGCAGCGTCCAAAGCAGACTCGATCAGGAAAGAGGTAGAATGGGAGGCTCCACTTTTGGAACATCCGTTGGCCACATCTCAGCGCCCTCTCACGGTGCCTTGTTTGGCCCACCTGGGATATCCGCTCGGCTTCCTGGACTTGGCGGGGCTGTTCCGATGTACCCGCCTTTGGGAGGAGGAGCTCCTAGGTTCTTTCGTTAA